The proteins below come from a single Chryseobacterium sp. MA9 genomic window:
- a CDS encoding signal peptidase, whose translation MKTINKLVLALFLFAITLANAAPPIPGGGGNGGNGTGAPAPIDMYVYVLGIVAIGFIVYFTKMYKSVKA comes from the coding sequence ATGAAAACTATTAATAAACTAGTCTTAGCTCTTTTTCTTTTTGCTATAACTTTAGCAAATGCTGCACCGCCAATCCCAGGAGGGGGAGGAAATGGAGGAAACGGTACCGGAGCACCTGCACCCATTGATATGTATGTATATGTACTGGGTATCGTAGCAATAGGATTTATTGTGTACTTTACAAAAATGTACAAGAGCGTAAAAGCATAA